Proteins encoded in a region of the Globicephala melas chromosome 1, mGloMel1.2, whole genome shotgun sequence genome:
- the VAMP3 gene encoding vesicle-associated membrane protein 3 has protein sequence MTTSAPAGSSAASGGSRRLQQTQNQVDEVVDIMRVNVDKVLERDQKLSELDDRADALQAGASQFETSAAKLKRKYWWKNCKMWAIGISVVVIIIVIIIVWSVSS, from the exons AT GACTACAAGCGCACCTGCAGGGTCAAGCGCTGCCTCTGGCGGTAGTAGAAGACTTCAGCAGACACAAAATCAAGTGGATGAG GTGGTGGACATCATGAGGGTCAACGTGGATAAGGTGTTGGAAAGAGATCAGAAGCTCTCTGAGTTGGATGACCGTGCAGACGCACTGCAGGCAGGAGCCTCCCAATTTGAAACGAGTGCTGCCAAGCTGAAGAGAAAATACTGGTGGAAGAATTGCAAG ATGTGGGCAATAGGGATCAGCGTTGTcgtcatcatcattgtcatcatcattg TGTGGAGTGTTTCTTCCTGA